In candidate division WOR-3 bacterium, the DNA window CAATGCCTTAATGTCAAAGGTTTCATAAATAGGTTTGTAGTTGGCCTCTTCGATCTTTATGGAGTATACGCCTTCTAAGTATTTTTTAGACACTTTACCGCTTGAGTCAGTAAGAAGGGTATCAGCATGCCCAAGAGTATCCACTACAATAACAGGAACATAGGCTTTTGGTAACCCCGTTACAAAATCTGTCACCATCACAACCAATTCTCCCACGAGTGGCTTTAAATAAAAGGTGGTCTTAACCTTTTCTTTCTTATCAACAAAAATCACTGTGTCCTTCGAAGTGTAATTCTGAGCATACACGCTTATCTTAGTCCATCCCCAAGGTATCTTTACCTTAAACTTACCGTCATCCTTTGTAGTCAAAGTCTTTACCTTCCCATCGTACCTTTCAATCTCCACCTTCGCAATCATCGGATTACCAGTAGTAGAGTCAATAATTGTTCCCTCTATTTTCTGAGTAATAGCACTTCTGAATCCTGCAGCCACTGTCACTGAAAGCCCTTCCGCAGAGCTTACTACTCCACCCTGATTGGAAACACCGGCATTTATGAACATAAAGGGAAGCTGAAAGCCAGTACCTAATGAAAAGTTTGGCCTCTGACCACCGCCAAAGGTAGCACCAAGCATTAAAGGAAGGAAGGTATTTAGTTCCAAGGCTAAGGACAACCTCGGCGTAGTACTGGACAGGGCGGTTTTCTTAAAGCCCTGTTCTACATCAAAGTAAAACTTCAGCGGAGCTCTATAAAAGTCATATCTTCCCGAGAGTCTCAGAATTACAGGAAGTTTGGTATTGAAACTGCCTGCCTTTCTTTCAATGGTATCGGTGAAAATTTCTCTCAAAGAATCAGCACTATAAAGGTCATAAAGATTAAATTTCTTTGAGGATATAGCGGCGATCCCTGTGAAAGTTGAGTCAGAGTTCCACCTAATATTCGAAACCAAGTTTTCTAAAGTAAGACCTAAGGTAAACTTCGGCGTCAATTCTACCGAGGATCCCAAGGACATTGAAAATCCATAACCAGGGGCTTTAAAGATATCGCTAACAGTGAGATTCTTAATATTGTACACGAAATCAGGAGTTGAATACATAAAGTCAACAGTGTCCTTAACCTCCATAGAAGTGTCTGATACCTCAATTCTTCCTGTCCTTGAGGTTATTTTCGCATATCCAAGCCCCGCAATATAGGAACCCGAGAGTCCAAAGTAAACTTTTTTATTCGCAATCTTTTCCTTTAATCCAAAGCCCAAAGTATTTTGAATATAAGAGACCGCTTCTGCTTCAAGATTCGAAAAATCGTAGGAATTATTAACTTGAACACCATAAAGTCCGATGCGGAAAAGGTCTCTTGGTAAGTTAACCTTTGCAGCCTCAACAACCCTGCTTGCCAGCCCGACAGGGCCTATGGATATTCCAAGGGGCATCACACTTGAGTACTGACTTAATTCGAAACTTTCGCCTATCTTATTGAGTACCTTCTGCTTAAATTCATCGGTTATCGTATCCATAGGCGCAAGTTCATTGTAAAAATCAAGGGAAATCAGATTATTATTTAGACCGGTGTGCAAGTAGGGAAGCATCAGTACAAAGGAAGGATTGTATTTTCCCGCTAAGTTTTGAGGGGAATGGAAAACCGAATAAGGGCCAAAGTGCCCAGCGGTTCCGTACCACTCTCCATTAAAGGAGATTATTGGATAGGCCCAGGTTAGGCTCACTAAAAAAAGTATTACAAAAAGCTTCTTCATTTTCATCCTCCTTTACTCTGAAAGTTTCTCAAAGTCTAAATTTCCAACTACTCTCATATAGCCACCATATCTTATGTAGTCAACCGATCTAACAACAACAGGCCTTGGCCTTTGAGGTATAATAACCCTTTGATGAATATAGATCGTATCCCTTGTGAGAAAATCTATTACTCTCTTTGGAAGTTTCGCCGTTACACTCCAGGTGGTCTCACCAATTGCAAACCCTTGATTATCTATTGACGCAGGATTTAGATTATGATCGAAGACCTGCGCACTATCGGTTTTTTCTTTATTAATTAACCAGGTATTGAAGAATAATCCTACGGGCAGTCTATTGCCTCCAAACATGGAAAATTGCAAAGTATCGATCAAACCCTTTTGAGCCGCTTCGATAATTGTGGAATCAACTTTAAGGGTAATTTCTTCAAATACCAGCGTGTCTCCCCTCAAATCGAAGGCGGAAGGTATCTTATAACCAACGTACAATGTATCAACCTGAATCGCACCGAAGGAACCACGTCCGCGGGCATTTAGTGCAAAAGGTCCAATTGGAACATCAGTTAAAGCAATAAGAATTGTGGTATCTATAGGGCCAGGGTTATTGAGTGCGATATTCACGGTATCAGCCCGCACCAAAACTCCTTCCTTATAGTAGGAAGAAACACATTCTAAATTAAAGGGAAAAATGACCTGTCCCTTGAGCCTGATAGTAACATTAATTAACGGTAATCTCGAAGATATTACCGAGTTCGTTGTATCAAGAACATCGGGCAAACCATGGGAGAAAGTAACGTTAAAGGTACTATCTATAGCCAGATAAGTGTTTGTAATAGTCGTGTCTTCGGCAAAATAAATTGTATCATTGCCGATAGAAAGATATTTGGGATTATCACTTACGAAGTCCGCCATTGAATAGGTTTTATTCACAGCAGGAACACTTACATCGAGTGGCAGCACTTTGTTGCTGTTCCACTCCTCTATTTTCAGGTTGCATCCGGCAAACATCAATGCCAGAGCAAGCACTGGCAAAAACCTCTTCATAAAAACCTCCTGTTTACAAAAGTTTTTCTAAGCCTTTTTCCTTCAGAATTGCCCTTAGCTTTTTTATATTTTGAGCCTCGCTCATTGGAATTACAAGTACAACGTCATCGGTTGAAATTACTATAATGTCAGAGAGCCCGTAAGCTGCAATAACCGGTCCCCTCTGAATAAATAGAGAATTCCTACATTCCGAGACCACCGCATCACCAAGAATTAGGTTGCCTTTTTCATCCGTATTTAAAACTTTAAAGAGAGAAGGAAAGGACCCTAAATCCTCCCAGAAGAACCCTCCTTCCACTACCGCTATGTTATCGGCCTTCTCCATAAACGCATAATCCACTGAAATTTCGGGCGCCTCTTTATATATCTTATCAAGCTCTTCAGGGAACTTCGATTCCTTTAAAACCTTATAAAATTCGGGCATAAATTTTTTCACAGATTCATCAAAGACATCTGTCCTCCATACAAACATCCCTGCATTCCAGTAAAAATTCCCAGAGGAAATGTACTTTTCTGCTGTTTCTCTATCGGGTTTTTCATGGAACTTAATAGCCTTATAAGATCTTTTTCCAATCTTTTCACCTCTTTCGATATAACCGTAACCCGTTTCGGGTCTTGTGGGCTTCATGCCAATAGTAACAATGTACCCCTTTTGGGCTAAACCCTTTGCCTCTTCTACAGCTTCGATGAAAATTTCGTCCTCCCTTATAAAATGATCCGATGGGAAAATGCCAAGGATTATTTCACCGTACTTCCTCAAAGTATACTCGTTGGCCACGGCACAGGCAGGTGCGGTGTTTTTGCCGATGGGTTCAAGAATCTTAAAGATACCGGGAAACATTGAATCTAACCTATCTTTGAACCTTGAATTGGAAATGAGAAAAATCTCTTTAGTCTCTGGAACTTTTTGCAAACGTTTTACCGTTTGTTCAATAAGGGTTCCCTCGCCCGCGATTTGAAGAAATTGCTTCGGATTTTCGTCCCTCGATAGGGGCCAAAATCTCTCACCTTTACCTCCACACAATACACCCGCTACAAAACTCATCATATAATTATAATGCTCCATAGCTTTATAATAAAAATATGGCTTTGAAGATCCTATTCAGCATCTTATGTGGGTATCTTATAGGGTCCCTGTCACCTTCCTACTTCTTTGGAAAACTCCTAAGGGGTATCGACATAAGGGAAGTTGGGGAAAAGAATGCAGGTGTAATTAACGCATACAAAATCCTTGGACCGATACCCGCCCTTTTTACCGCAATTTTTGACCTTTCTAAAGGGTTAATCTCGGTATGGATTGCCTTTTGTATCGGCATTGGATATCCAATAAACTTTTTAATTTCCTACGCAGCGGTCCTCGGCCATATTTTCCCCTTTTATCTAAAATTCAGAGGGGGCCAAGGCGAAGCCACTGCAACGGGCATTCTATTGTACCTCCTTTTCAGAACCTTATTTACAAAACCAGATTTTCTAACAGCCTTTCTACTTCTACTCTTTTATTCACTGGTATTGATTTATATCATCGGCCCCTCAGGAATACTGGGATTATACATTCTTCCTGTAGCCTTCCTATTGACAGCAGTTCATTCTTCACCCCTTGAATGGTTAACAATGCTGGTATTCGCTTTACATATCTTTGTCCTTAACTTGCGAAACCGCATTAAAACTGGCTACAGACTAAGCGAAAGAACAAGAACCACTATAAAGTGGTCCAGATTCGCAGCAAGACCCTTTGCTGTATTATTTATAATTATCTACTTCCAAACCTCAAAGGGCTTCATCCTTAACTTAACCGGTAGTGTTGCCCTTGCCTTTTTAATCTTTGACCTTGTGAGGCTCTCAAAAGCAGGTATAAATAAGGCAATTATGAAAACTCTCAGTTTTGCTTTTAAGAGCAAGGAAGAGAAAACCTTCTCCAGTATGACCCACTTCACAGTGGCTTCCTTTTTAAGTTTTCTGCTGTTTCCGGGAAAAATCGCTTCATGTTCAATTCTTTTCCCAGTCTTTGGTGATATGTTCGCAAAACTTATGGGATTGGAATATGGGCGAAGACAACTCTTTGAAAAGACCCTCGAAGGTTTCATTGCCTATGTAACTTTTGGAGTAATAGCGGGTTACATTTATTCGATCCTCGCAAACTTTCCCTTTCCCCTTGCCATTATAGGTGCTTTAGTTGGGGCCATATCAGAAGTGCTACCCTGGAAATTAGACGACAACCTGAGCGGGTCGCTTTTCTCAGGACTTGCAATGTATTATTTTGGAAAATATTGAAATGGTGTATAATTTAGCAAACAAGAGGAGGTGGATATGATTAAAAAACATCATATAATTGTCACCATGGTTGCTTGTTTATTTTTTGCACAGGCAACCATCAATGCGCAGGAATTTCCTATTGCAGTGGGAAACGATAGTACTTTCTCAGGGGGTGCTGTGTACGGTGGACACAATGGTCTAGTGGCAATTTATGGCGATTCCAACAGTCCATATACCATAAACGCACAGCTCATTGGTTATCCCGGAAATTTAATTGGTTCGCGAATTTCACTTAATGATATTGGAGTTTTCCCTGGTGCAATACCAATATTCGACGGGACCAACTACTTCTTAGTTTGGTGTGAATTCAATGGCACCCTTAAAGGGCAATTCATCGATACTGCAGGGAATCTCCTCGGCTTTTCGTTTAGCATTGCTACAAATTTAGTCACAAGTAGGCCTGGTACTTTCAACATCGCTAGAGGTGATACAGTGTTCTTGGTAACATTTATTAAATCTGACAACCATCTTTACGGGCAAATAATAAGTAAAAGCGGCAATTTGATAGGTTCTCAAATACAAATTTCCATTGGAAGTGCAAGGGAGAACGCTGTTGCCTTCGATGGTTCTAACTTTCTCGTCGCCTGGGTTGATGGTGATAACAACAAAGATATTTATGGGCAATTCGTAAGCAAATCCGGCACACTGGTTGGAGGCAATTTTCTAATTGATGGTGGTCCCTACTACAGCGACAATCCAGTTTCTCTTGCCTTTGATGGGACAAAGTACTTGCTGGCATATCATGAAACTACAGATGATACTTCTTATTTTGTTAAATGGACTTTGCTTGGCAAATTTATTAGCACTTCTGGGACAATTGATGGAACAATAACTATTTGTGATACCACTAAATTGCCCTTTTTACCATCGG includes these proteins:
- a CDS encoding glycerol-3-phosphate acyltransferase; this encodes MALKILFSILCGYLIGSLSPSYFFGKLLRGIDIREVGEKNAGVINAYKILGPIPALFTAIFDLSKGLISVWIAFCIGIGYPINFLISYAAVLGHIFPFYLKFRGGQGEATATGILLYLLFRTLFTKPDFLTAFLLLLFYSLVLIYIIGPSGILGLYILPVAFLLTAVHSSPLEWLTMLVFALHIFVLNLRNRIKTGYRLSERTRTTIKWSRFAARPFAVLFIIIYFQTSKGFILNLTGSVALAFLIFDLVRLSKAGINKAIMKTLSFAFKSKEEKTFSSMTHFTVASFLSFLLFPGKIASCSILFPVFGDMFAKLMGLEYGRRQLFEKTLEGFIAYVTFGVIAGYIYSILANFPFPLAIIGALVGAISEVLPWKLDDNLSGSLFSGLAMYYFGKY
- a CDS encoding T9SS type A sorting domain-containing protein; protein product: MIKKHHIIVTMVACLFFAQATINAQEFPIAVGNDSTFSGGAVYGGHNGLVAIYGDSNSPYTINAQLIGYPGNLIGSRISLNDIGVFPGAIPIFDGTNYFLVWCEFNGTLKGQFIDTAGNLLGFSFSIATNLVTSRPGTFNIARGDTVFLVTFIKSDNHLYGQIISKSGNLIGSQIQISIGSARENAVAFDGSNFLVAWVDGDNNKDIYGQFVSKSGTLVGGNFLIDGGPYYSDNPVSLAFDGTKYLLAYHETTDDTSYFVKWTLLGKFISTSGTIDGTITICDTTKLPFLPSVAFDGTNYLITWTQFLDGNMMGRFYNTFGVPVDTPFVIFGPLNNKIPVGGVGFGGGSYLAVATRCNSEFSNGDVYGRFITPLVIKDMDNLILRLYLDYTTPYNNSVTIEYDLPKGCYVTLRIYNILGQEIATLMSGFSPAGPHTMQWNTSRLSGGLYFCSLETNSAVVTQKLILPR
- a CDS encoding mannose-1-phosphate guanylyltransferase encodes the protein MSFVAGVLCGGKGERFWPLSRDENPKQFLQIAGEGTLIEQTVKRLQKVPETKEIFLISNSRFKDRLDSMFPGIFKILEPIGKNTAPACAVANEYTLRKYGEIILGIFPSDHFIREDEIFIEAVEEAKGLAQKGYIVTIGMKPTRPETGYGYIERGEKIGKRSYKAIKFHEKPDRETAEKYISSGNFYWNAGMFVWRTDVFDESVKKFMPEFYKVLKESKFPEELDKIYKEAPEISVDYAFMEKADNIAVVEGGFFWEDLGSFPSLFKVLNTDEKGNLILGDAVVSECRNSLFIQRGPVIAAYGLSDIIVISTDDVVLVIPMSEAQNIKKLRAILKEKGLEKLL
- a CDS encoding DUF5723 family protein, which gives rise to MKKLFVILFLVSLTWAYPIISFNGEWYGTAGHFGPYSVFHSPQNLAGKYNPSFVLMLPYLHTGLNNNLISLDFYNELAPMDTITDEFKQKVLNKIGESFELSQYSSVMPLGISIGPVGLASRVVEAAKVNLPRDLFRIGLYGVQVNNSYDFSNLEAEAVSYIQNTLGFGLKEKIANKKVYFGLSGSYIAGLGYAKITSRTGRIEVSDTSMEVKDTVDFMYSTPDFVYNIKNLTVSDIFKAPGYGFSMSLGSSVELTPKFTLGLTLENLVSNIRWNSDSTFTGIAAISSKKFNLYDLYSADSLREIFTDTIERKAGSFNTKLPVILRLSGRYDFYRAPLKFYFDVEQGFKKTALSSTTPRLSLALELNTFLPLMLGATFGGGQRPNFSLGTGFQLPFMFINAGVSNQGGVVSSAEGLSVTVAAGFRSAITQKIEGTIIDSTTGNPMIAKVEIERYDGKVKTLTTKDDGKFKVKIPWGWTKISVYAQNYTSKDTVIFVDKKEKVKTTFYLKPLVGELVVMVTDFVTGLPKAYVPVIVVDTLGHADTLLTDSSGKVSKKYLEGVYSIKIEEANYKPIYETFDIKALETVTKNYTIMPTEGEVIGKVVDAKTLSPLVATVEIYDSTGNLVETINTSENGEFSMKLKEGLYRIKAQAEKYIPYETSFVIEGGKKTTKDIALLKKKMVFTFRNIYFEFNKADIKPESYPVLDSIAMFLKEYPNVKVEIGGHTDSRGSDAYNLKLSQARAEAVRDYLIKVHNISPDRLIAKGYGERRLVVYPEKTEEDYQMNRRVEFTILGTIE